GAGCCTACAATCGACGATTCTGGAAAATGGCATGGTAGTGCTCACCGATGACATGCCGCATCTGGAAAGCGCCTCCTTGGGCGTGTGGGTGAAAGCTGGCGCCCGCTCCGAGCGCAAGGCCGAACACGGCATATCGCATCTGCTCGAACACATGGCCTTCAAGGGCACAGGCAGCCGCACCGCATTGCAGATCGCCGAGGCTATCGAGAATGTCGGCGGCGATCTCAACGCGGCGACATCCATCGAGCATACCGGCTATTTCGCCCGCGTGCTCAAGGACGATGTGGTTCTGGCGGCCGATATCCTTGCCGATATCCTGCAAAACTCTACCTTCGACGAGGGGGAACTGGCGCGGGAACAACAGGTGATCGTGCAGGAGATTGGCGCGGCGCGCGACAATCCGGACGATCATGTCTTCGACCTGTTCCAACAGGCGGCCTATCCGACCCAGCCCATCGGCCGCACTATTCTGGGGACCGTCGATTCGGTGCGCGGCTTCAACCCCGACATGGTGCGCAAATATATGCGCCGCAATTATGTGGGCGACCATATGGTCATCGCCGCGGCCGGCAATGTCGATCATGACGGCCTTGTCGATGTCGCCCGGCAGCGCTTCGCCGATCTCGCGCCCAATGGCGCACCGGCTCCCCAGCGCGCGGAATATCAGGGCGGGCAAGAGCGGCTGATATCGGACCACGAGCAAGCCCATATCGTGCTGGGTTTCGAGGGGCGCGCTTATAATTCGGACGGCTTCTATGCCGCGCAGGTGCTCGCCTCGGTGCTGGGCGGCGGCATGAGCTCGCGCCTGTTCCAGGAAATCCGCGAGAAGCGCGGCCTCTGCTATTCGGTTTATTCCTTTCACTGGGCCTTCGCCGATAGCGGTGTTTTCGGCGTCGCCGCCGCGACTGGCGAGGACGAGGTGAACGAACTGGTGCCCGTGGTGCTGGACGAGTTGCGCCGGGCGACCGAAACCATCACCGACGAGGAAGTGGTGCGTGTGCGCAATCAGATTCGCGCCGGACTGCTAATGTCCCTGGAGAGCCCCTCGGCCCGTGCCGGCCAATTGGCGCGCCAGCAGATTCTCTGGGGCCGGCCGATCCCGATGCAGGAAACGGTGGAGCGCATCAATCGCATCACCGCCCAGCGCGTACGTGAAGTGGCTGAGCAGATATTCACCGCCGGCTCGCCGACCTTGGCGGGAATCGGCCCCATTGACGGCCTTGCCGATGTCGAAAGCATCGGCGAGACCCTGCAGCGCTGAGGCGGCCATGTTCTGGCCCTGGTCCTCGCCAGCGCCGTTGATTGCCCTTCAGGGGCAAAGAATCATGCTGCGCCTGCCGCAGCGCCGGGACTATGACGATTGGTACCGATTGCGCCGGACCAGCCAGGATTTCCTCCGCCCCTTCGAGCCGCGCTGGAGCGAGCTCGACCTCGCCCGCCGCGTCTATTCAATGCGGGTACGCCATGCCCGGCAGGAAGCGGAGGCGGGGACGGACTATACCTTTTTCATCTTCCTTCCTGACAGGCGCAAGGAAGTGCTGGTCGGCGGCATAACGCTCTCCAATATCCGTCGCCGCGCCGCTCAATTTGTCAATCTGGGCTATTGGATGGGCCAGGAATATGCCGGCCAAGGGCTGATGAGCGAAGCGGTGAGCGTCACCTTGCCATTCATCTTCCAGACCCTGGACCTGCACCGCGTCCATGCCGCATTCCTGCCCCACAACCTGGCGTCGCGCCGGGTTCTGGAAAAAAACGGCTTTGTCGAGGAGGGTTATGCCAAGCATTACCTCCAGATCAACGGCCGCTGGGAAGACCATGTGCTGATGGGTTTGACCCGGGAACACTGGGAAACCTGGCGCCTGGGCATGCGTTTCCAGCATTGGGTCGCCTGACCCGGCAATCTGTGTGTTGCGCTATGGCAACATGGACCGGCGCTTGTCGCAAGCGGCAATCTCCCTTACCAAGTTACCCACTCCGCTGGAGGGTAAAAAAGACCATGGCTTGTCCGGGCTTTGCGCAAGCGCTCGCGACCGCCGCCATAATGAAGCCTAGCGCAGGATATAGCTGCCCCTGATGCGTCATCTGTTTACACTCGCGATCTGTCTCGCGTTCGCGTTGCTCGCTCATGTCCCGGCAGGGGCATTCGAGGTCATCACCGTCCCCGAAGATGTCAATGCGGTCAATCTCTCGGAGGTGATCGAGGTCGTGCCGGGGCAGGGCGGGCGTGTGCAGCTTTCCACGGCGCCGGATGCCGATGGCATCATTCGCCGGATCGAGGTTCTGGCCAGCGACCAGAGTTCCGATCCCTTCTTCGCGCTGATCGCGCTGCGCAATGACAGCGACCAGCAGATCGAGCGCCTGCTCGTCGCTCCGTTCTATCGCCTGCCCGGCTCAGGCGTGTTCCAGCCCGATCTCGGCAGTTCCCGCATTGCCGCGGTTACCCCGAGCGCCGGCATTC
This genomic stretch from Devosia sp. YIM 151766 harbors:
- a CDS encoding pitrilysin family protein — encoded protein: MSLQSTILENGMVVLTDDMPHLESASLGVWVKAGARSERKAEHGISHLLEHMAFKGTGSRTALQIAEAIENVGGDLNAATSIEHTGYFARVLKDDVVLAADILADILQNSTFDEGELAREQQVIVQEIGAARDNPDDHVFDLFQQAAYPTQPIGRTILGTVDSVRGFNPDMVRKYMRRNYVGDHMVIAAAGNVDHDGLVDVARQRFADLAPNGAPAPQRAEYQGGQERLISDHEQAHIVLGFEGRAYNSDGFYAAQVLASVLGGGMSSRLFQEIREKRGLCYSVYSFHWAFADSGVFGVAAATGEDEVNELVPVVLDELRRATETITDEEVVRVRNQIRAGLLMSLESPSARAGQLARQQILWGRPIPMQETVERINRITAQRVREVAEQIFTAGSPTLAGIGPIDGLADVESIGETLQR
- a CDS encoding GNAT family N-acetyltransferase — its product is MLRLPQRRDYDDWYRLRRTSQDFLRPFEPRWSELDLARRVYSMRVRHARQEAEAGTDYTFFIFLPDRRKEVLVGGITLSNIRRRAAQFVNLGYWMGQEYAGQGLMSEAVSVTLPFIFQTLDLHRVHAAFLPHNLASRRVLEKNGFVEEGYAKHYLQINGRWEDHVLMGLTREHWETWRLGMRFQHWVA